A region of Anaerohalosphaeraceae bacterium DNA encodes the following proteins:
- the fba gene encoding class II fructose-1,6-bisphosphate aldolase — protein MALVTTKKMFEMAYKNGYAIGAFNVNNMEITQGIVAAIAEEKAPLILQISRGAREYAKMSYLKAIIDVAVAENPDIPICMHLDHGDTVEICKQCVDDGFTSVMIDASHHPFEENVRITKEVVKYAHAHGVVVEAELGQLGGIEEDVVGVDDVSAHLTDPAQAQTFVEKTGCDSLAVAVGTSHGAYKFKSEPKIAFDVIEKIQRRLPGFPLVMHGASSVLKEFKDLINKYGGKMPDAMGVPEEAISRAAKMAVCKVNIDTDLRMALTAKIRQVFAEKPGEFDPRKYLGPGREAIKQMVKHKLHVLGCAGKAAECL, from the coding sequence ATGGCTTTAGTCACAACCAAAAAAATGTTTGAAATGGCCTACAAAAACGGCTACGCCATCGGGGCGTTCAACGTCAACAACATGGAAATCACACAGGGCATTGTGGCCGCGATTGCCGAAGAAAAGGCCCCGCTGATTCTGCAGATTTCCCGGGGGGCCCGCGAATACGCCAAGATGAGCTATCTGAAGGCGATTATCGATGTGGCCGTGGCGGAAAATCCGGATATCCCCATCTGCATGCATCTGGACCACGGCGACACGGTTGAAATCTGCAAGCAGTGTGTCGATGACGGCTTTACCTCGGTGATGATTGACGCCTCCCATCATCCGTTTGAGGAAAACGTCCGCATTACCAAGGAAGTGGTCAAGTATGCCCATGCCCACGGCGTTGTCGTGGAGGCCGAGCTGGGCCAGCTGGGCGGCATCGAAGAAGATGTGGTCGGCGTGGATGATGTATCGGCTCACCTGACGGACCCGGCTCAGGCGCAGACCTTTGTGGAAAAGACCGGCTGCGACTCGCTGGCGGTGGCCGTCGGAACCAGCCATGGGGCATACAAGTTCAAAAGCGAGCCGAAAATCGCCTTTGACGTCATTGAAAAGATTCAGCGGCGTCTGCCCGGCTTTCCGCTGGTGATGCACGGGGCCAGCAGCGTGCTGAAGGAATTCAAAGACCTGATTAACAAATACGGCGGCAAGATGCCCGATGCGATGGGCGTGCCGGAGGAAGCCATCAGCCGCGCAGCCAAAATGGCGGTCTGCAAGGTCAATATCGATACGGACCTGCGGATGGCCCTGACCGCCAAGATTCGCCAGGTGTTTGCGGAAAAACCCGGCGAATTCGACCCGCGCAAATACCTGGGCCCGGGCCGGGAAGCCATCAAGCAGATGGTCAAGCACAAACTGCACGTTCTCGGCTGCGCCGGCAAAGCCGCCGAATGCCTGTAA